A section of the Streptomyces sp. NBC_01591 genome encodes:
- a CDS encoding dihydrodipicolinate synthase family protein: MQTNTDSRTRPWHGVMVATPITLRDDCTIDYDAYATHVRQLIEAGCDGVVPNGSLGEYQTLTDSERDEVVRVAVEAAGDGSRVMPGVAAYGSAESRRWAERAAEAGAGSVLLLPPNGYRCDEAAVRAHYADVAEVGVPVVAYNNPYDTKVDLTPDLLARLHQDGSIVAVKEFTGDVRRAYEIAERAPGLDLLVGADDVLLELALAGAVGWIAGCPNMLPSCCVDLYRAAVTGDMATALPLYRELHELLRWDSKPEFVQAIKASMDVAGRHGGRTRPPRFPLPADDAAAVRAATEKALAGGLH; this comes from the coding sequence ATGCAGACGAACACCGACTCGCGCACCCGCCCCTGGCACGGGGTCATGGTCGCCACCCCGATCACCCTGCGCGATGACTGCACCATCGACTACGACGCCTACGCCACCCATGTGCGGCAGCTCATCGAGGCGGGCTGCGACGGAGTGGTGCCCAACGGCTCACTGGGGGAGTACCAGACCCTGACCGACAGCGAACGCGACGAGGTCGTCCGGGTCGCCGTCGAAGCCGCGGGTGACGGCAGCCGCGTCATGCCGGGCGTCGCCGCGTACGGCAGCGCGGAGTCAAGGCGCTGGGCGGAACGGGCCGCCGAGGCGGGAGCCGGTTCCGTACTCCTCCTGCCGCCCAACGGCTACCGCTGCGACGAGGCGGCGGTGCGCGCCCACTACGCCGATGTGGCCGAGGTCGGGGTGCCGGTCGTCGCGTACAACAACCCGTACGACACCAAGGTGGATCTGACTCCGGACCTGCTTGCCCGCCTCCACCAGGACGGCAGCATCGTGGCCGTCAAGGAGTTCACCGGCGATGTCCGCAGGGCGTACGAGATCGCCGAACGAGCGCCCGGCCTCGACCTGCTCGTGGGCGCCGACGACGTACTGCTGGAGCTGGCACTCGCCGGTGCCGTCGGGTGGATCGCGGGTTGCCCGAACATGCTGCCGTCCTGCTGCGTCGATCTGTACCGGGCCGCTGTCACCGGTGACATGGCAACTGCCCTGCCGCTGTACCGGGAGCTGCACGAGCTGCTGAGGTGGGACTCGAAGCCGGAGTTCGTCCAGGCCATCAAGGCATCCATGGACGTCGCCGGACGCCACGGCGGCCGCACCCGGCCGCCGCGGTTCCCCCTCCCCGCCGACGACGCGGCCGCCGTACGTGCCGCGACGGAGAAGGCACTCGCCGGGGGCCTGCACTGA
- a CDS encoding proline racemase family protein, which produces MQTRHIFHAVDSHTEGMPTRVITGGVGTIPGATMAERRSYFQEHRDAVRTLLMYEPRGHASMSGAILQPPTRPDADYGVLFIEVSGYLPMCGHGTIGVATVLVETGMVEVTEPVTTVRLDTPAGLVSVDVQVTDGAATAVTLTNVPAFSVALDRAVDVPGYGKLRYDLAYGGNFYAMVHLSDLGLPFDRARKDDILAAGLALMDAVNATDRPVHPEDPDIHGLKHVQCIAPGSDARHSRHAMAIHPGWFDRSPCGTGTSARMAQLHARGELPLDTDFVNESFIGTSFTGRLVQETTVGGLPAVVPTVTGRAWITGTAQFFLNPSDPFPEGFLL; this is translated from the coding sequence TTGCAGACACGTCACATTTTCCATGCCGTCGACTCACACACCGAGGGCATGCCCACCCGCGTCATCACCGGAGGCGTCGGCACCATCCCCGGTGCGACGATGGCCGAACGGCGCAGCTACTTCCAGGAGCACCGGGACGCCGTACGCACCCTGCTCATGTACGAACCGCGCGGCCACGCCTCCATGAGCGGCGCGATCCTCCAGCCGCCCACCCGGCCGGACGCGGACTACGGCGTCCTGTTCATAGAGGTCTCCGGCTATCTGCCGATGTGCGGGCACGGCACCATCGGGGTGGCGACCGTTCTGGTGGAGACCGGCATGGTGGAGGTCACCGAACCCGTCACCACCGTGCGGCTGGACACCCCGGCCGGGCTCGTCAGCGTCGACGTACAGGTGACGGACGGCGCCGCCACCGCCGTGACCCTCACCAACGTTCCGGCGTTCAGTGTCGCGCTCGACCGGGCGGTGGACGTACCCGGCTACGGGAAGTTGCGCTACGACCTCGCCTACGGCGGGAACTTCTACGCGATGGTTCACCTGTCCGACCTCGGACTGCCCTTCGACCGGGCGCGCAAGGACGACATCCTGGCCGCCGGGCTCGCCCTGATGGACGCGGTCAACGCCACCGACCGGCCCGTCCACCCGGAGGACCCCGACATCCACGGCCTCAAGCATGTGCAGTGCATCGCACCCGGGTCCGACGCCCGCCACTCCCGGCACGCGATGGCCATCCACCCCGGCTGGTTCGACCGCTCGCCCTGCGGGACCGGCACCTCAGCCCGTATGGCGCAGCTGCACGCACGCGGTGAACTCCCCCTGGACACCGACTTCGTGAACGAGTCCTTCATCGGCACCTCGTTCACCGGACGTCTCGTCCAGGAGACCACCGTGGGCGGACTGCCGGCCGTGGTCCCCACCGTCACCGGCCGCGCCTGGATCACCGGTACCGCACAATTCTTCCTGAACCCGTCCGACCCCTTCCCCGAAGGATTCCTGCTGTGA
- a CDS encoding ornithine cyclodeaminase family protein, with protein MNLPLLGADDIEALGPTGAVDALEAALRGGLDPETAPARHHVTVPGGELLIMPATTQQVTGVKIAGVAPANPARDLPRITGSYLLLDAPTLLPLALLDGAALTTLRTPAVSALAIRHLTGPVVRHLVLFGTGPQAYGHLAAVLAERHVERITVVGRNPHRADALAAHASRLGVDARTAEVPGAKEVATADLVLCCTTSATPLFDGALVPDGATVVAVGSHTPDAREVDTALVARSAVFVESRSAALSEAGDLLIPMAEGAFRAEDIHGNLAELVTGCAPGGEPARFEGPRFFKSVGMGWEDLAVAAAVHRNSAL; from the coding sequence GTGAATCTGCCCCTGCTCGGCGCCGACGACATCGAGGCCCTGGGACCGACCGGAGCCGTGGACGCACTGGAGGCGGCGCTGCGCGGGGGTCTGGATCCGGAGACGGCCCCCGCCCGGCACCATGTCACGGTGCCCGGCGGGGAGCTGTTGATCATGCCCGCCACCACCCAGCAGGTGACCGGCGTGAAGATCGCCGGGGTGGCCCCGGCCAACCCGGCGCGCGACCTGCCCCGGATCACCGGAAGTTATCTGCTGCTCGACGCCCCCACTCTGCTGCCGCTCGCCCTGCTGGACGGGGCCGCGCTCACCACCCTGCGCACCCCGGCCGTGTCCGCGCTCGCGATCCGCCACCTCACTGGGCCCGTCGTGCGCCACCTCGTGCTCTTCGGAACGGGCCCCCAGGCGTACGGGCACCTGGCCGCGGTGCTCGCGGAACGCCACGTCGAACGGATCACCGTGGTCGGCCGCAATCCGCACCGGGCAGACGCGCTGGCAGCGCATGCCAGTCGACTCGGGGTGGACGCCCGTACGGCGGAGGTGCCCGGCGCCAAGGAGGTCGCCACGGCCGACCTGGTGCTCTGCTGCACGACCTCCGCCACTCCGCTGTTCGACGGCGCCCTCGTACCGGACGGGGCGACGGTCGTCGCGGTCGGCTCGCACACCCCCGATGCCCGGGAGGTCGACACCGCGCTGGTGGCACGCTCCGCCGTCTTCGTCGAATCGCGGTCGGCGGCGCTGTCGGAGGCGGGCGATCTGCTGATCCCGATGGCGGAGGGAGCCTTCCGGGCCGAGGACATCCACGGCAACCTCGCCGAGCTGGTGACCGGTTGCGCCCCCGGCGGCGAGCCGGCCCGCTTCGAGGGCCCCCGGTTCTTCAAGAGCGTCGGAATGGGCTGGGAGGACCTCGCCGTCGCTGCCGCGGTACACCGGAATTCGGCGCTCTGA
- a CDS encoding GntR family transcriptional regulator: MARLTTLNAISAQEHLRDQVANALRAALIAGELRPGLIYSAPALAADFGVSATPVREAMLDLAREGLVEAVRNKGFRITELTEQDLDDFTELRVMIEVPTIGRIARMGRTKELEALRPLAQAIVAAAAEHDILGYLEADRRFHLELLGLAGNRRLVEEVGNLRKRSRLFGLNRLDETGLLVQSAEEHAQLLDLLIAGNAERAERCMLGHMSHVRNLWAEDEPNDTGAGGKRIRSVRMPAAEA, encoded by the coding sequence ATGGCCCGCCTGACGACACTCAACGCCATCTCCGCGCAGGAGCACTTGCGTGACCAGGTGGCCAACGCCCTCAGGGCGGCCCTGATCGCAGGGGAGCTCCGTCCGGGCCTGATCTACTCCGCTCCCGCGCTCGCCGCCGACTTCGGGGTGTCCGCCACCCCGGTCCGTGAGGCCATGCTCGACCTGGCGCGTGAGGGCCTGGTCGAAGCGGTGCGCAACAAAGGCTTCCGGATAACGGAGTTGACCGAACAGGACCTCGACGACTTCACGGAGCTGCGGGTCATGATCGAGGTTCCCACCATCGGCCGCATCGCCCGGATGGGCAGGACCAAGGAGCTGGAGGCGCTGCGGCCACTCGCCCAGGCGATTGTCGCAGCCGCCGCCGAGCACGACATCCTCGGTTATCTGGAGGCCGACCGCCGTTTCCATCTCGAACTGCTCGGCCTGGCGGGAAACCGCCGCTTGGTGGAGGAGGTCGGCAATCTGCGCAAGCGGTCGCGCCTCTTCGGGCTGAACCGACTCGACGAAACCGGGCTGTTGGTCCAGTCGGCGGAGGAGCACGCCCAGCTGCTCGACCTCCTGATCGCGGGGAACGCGGAGCGCGCGGAGCGGTGCATGCTGGGTCATATGTCACATGTCAGGAACCTCTGGGCCGAGGACGAACCCAATGACACGGGCGCGGGAGGCAAGCGGATCAGAAGCGTGAGGATGCCCGCCGCAGAGGCCTGA
- a CDS encoding aminopeptidase P family protein — translation MPVPRSFSAPRTSSHDLPVSPALDAFMSTAWADTPLPADARVPSYDVTPARRARLAARFPGERLIIPAGALAVRSNDTDHRFRPHTGYAWLTGLTGEDQAGHVLVLEPDGDERHEAVLYLRPRSPRTRQEFYRDRRYGEFWVGRRPDLAEAARLTGVRCAHLDAWEKLLTGPQPPVRVLAGVDPSVDELLGSCRGFPPGRSAPAGLEAVLSELRLVKDPWETGQLQQAVDATALGFEDVVRSLPQALLHPRGERWIEGVFDLRARSEGNGPGYSTIAAAGAHACVLHWIRNDGPLERDQLLLLDAGVETDSLYTADITRTLPLSGRFSPVQRTVYELVLAAQNAGIAALRPGARFRDFHLAAMRVIAEGLHEWGVLPMSADEALDADNGFYRRYTLCSSGHMLGMDVHDCAQARADTYLDGRLEPGQVLTVEPGLYLQPDDETLPRSLRGIGVRIEDDLVITADGARLMSSALPRTADGIEEWMGSLLETRV, via the coding sequence ATGCCCGTGCCCCGTTCCTTCTCCGCGCCCCGCACCAGCAGCCACGACCTGCCGGTGTCGCCGGCACTGGACGCCTTCATGAGTACGGCGTGGGCGGACACCCCCCTGCCGGCGGACGCCCGCGTCCCCTCCTACGACGTCACCCCGGCCCGCCGGGCCCGGCTGGCCGCCCGTTTCCCCGGCGAGCGCCTGATCATTCCGGCGGGCGCGCTCGCGGTCCGCTCCAACGACACCGACCACCGCTTCCGGCCGCACACCGGCTACGCCTGGCTCACCGGCCTCACCGGCGAGGACCAGGCCGGCCACGTCCTCGTACTCGAACCGGACGGCGACGAGCGGCACGAAGCGGTGCTGTACCTGCGGCCCCGGTCACCGCGCACCCGCCAGGAGTTCTACCGCGACCGCAGATACGGGGAGTTCTGGGTCGGGCGCAGGCCCGACCTGGCGGAGGCCGCCCGGCTGACCGGCGTCCGCTGCGCGCATCTGGACGCCTGGGAAAAGCTGCTCACCGGACCGCAGCCGCCGGTCCGGGTACTGGCCGGCGTGGACCCGTCCGTCGACGAACTCCTGGGTTCCTGCCGCGGGTTCCCGCCCGGGCGCTCGGCACCGGCCGGGCTCGAAGCGGTGCTCAGCGAGCTCCGGCTCGTGAAGGACCCCTGGGAGACCGGGCAGTTGCAGCAGGCCGTCGATGCCACGGCGCTCGGGTTCGAGGATGTGGTGCGCAGCCTGCCGCAGGCGCTGCTCCACCCGCGCGGCGAGCGCTGGATCGAGGGCGTCTTCGATCTCCGGGCCCGGTCGGAGGGGAACGGTCCGGGCTACTCCACGATCGCCGCAGCCGGGGCGCACGCCTGCGTACTGCACTGGATCCGCAATGACGGCCCGCTGGAACGCGATCAGTTGCTGCTCCTGGACGCCGGGGTGGAGACCGACTCGCTCTACACGGCCGACATCACCCGCACCCTGCCGTTGTCCGGCCGCTTCTCCCCCGTGCAGCGCACGGTCTACGAGCTGGTGCTGGCCGCACAGAACGCGGGCATCGCGGCGCTGCGTCCGGGGGCACGATTCCGTGACTTCCATCTGGCTGCCATGCGGGTCATCGCCGAAGGGCTGCACGAGTGGGGTGTGCTGCCGATGTCCGCGGACGAGGCGCTCGACGCGGACAACGGCTTCTACCGCCGGTACACGCTCTGCAGCAGCGGCCACATGCTCGGCATGGACGTGCACGACTGCGCGCAGGCGCGTGCCGACACCTATCTGGACGGGCGCCTGGAGCCCGGTCAGGTGCTGACGGTGGAACCCGGGCTCTACCTCCAGCCCGACGACGAGACGCTGCCTCGGTCACTACGCGGGATCGGGGTGCGGATCGAGGACGACCTCGTGATCACGGCCGACGGCGCCCGCCTCATGTCGTCCGCGCTGCCGCGCACCGCCGACGGAATCGAGGAGTGGATGGGCTCGCTGCTGGAGACCCGGGTCTGA
- a CDS encoding M9 family metallopeptidase, with the protein MKNLRVRQKITGLSTAVLAACLGVGLFTAPSQAVEQRPAVSTVTPHFSDAAQKRAETRTEDPGGPTAESLTAPADDAAHVERKSLKAADLPPLSASKDALKRDYDDPSTALPSHQAPSMKAEKRRAKKLGTAAAECNVTDFTNNTGSALVEKVKAATTDCVNTLFRIQGQDGYNAFREDQMVTIADAMRDASASYPGDGSTGMPQLVLFLRAGYYVQYYDPDTVGEYGPRLRTAIQGALDGFFGSSHAFDVTDANGESLSEAIILIDSAVENARYLNIVKKMLADYDESYNDSWYMVNAVNSVYTVMFRGHQVPEFISAIEADSSVLTSLRDFAANHLDLLGTKNSFLAANAGLELGRFLKEDSLRDKASPLAIDLMGKSSIDGPTAPLWVNLAKMVDSYDKDNCAKYDACNLAERLEKAVLPVKHTCSDSITIRAQDMVAEELEASCTSLRNQDAYFHEVARDNGAVADDNNKTIEVVAFDSSADYQTYAGVIFGIDTNNGGMYLEGDPKVEGNQPRFIAYEAEWARPDFQIWNLNHEYTHYLDGRYNMYGDFAAGMTTPTVWWVEGFAEFVSYSYRKLDYDAAIAQAANRTYPLSTLFDTTYENADQTRVYNWGYLAVRYMLESHRADVDTLLGLYRKGDWDGARTLLTSTIGNRYDADWNTWLEACAAGACGSGSTNPPGEITECKDADTRMLGKNCMRSELKAVKGDYAYLAVVIPAGTTQLKITSSGGTGDADLYYSDKEWATTEVNTDKSVGAGNEHTLTINNPTPGYHFISLYGNEKFDGAKVTTEF; encoded by the coding sequence GTGAAGAACCTGAGGGTTCGGCAAAAGATAACCGGATTGTCCACTGCGGTCCTGGCAGCATGCCTGGGCGTGGGCCTGTTCACGGCACCGAGTCAGGCCGTCGAGCAACGCCCCGCCGTATCGACCGTGACCCCCCACTTCTCGGACGCCGCCCAGAAGCGGGCGGAAACCCGGACCGAGGACCCCGGCGGCCCCACCGCCGAGTCGCTGACGGCACCCGCCGACGATGCCGCTCACGTCGAACGAAAGTCGCTCAAGGCCGCCGACCTGCCGCCGCTGTCCGCGTCCAAGGACGCGCTCAAGCGGGACTACGACGACCCGTCCACCGCGCTTCCGAGCCACCAGGCACCTTCGATGAAGGCCGAGAAGCGCCGCGCCAAGAAGCTCGGTACGGCCGCTGCCGAGTGCAACGTCACCGATTTCACCAACAACACCGGAAGCGCCCTGGTCGAGAAGGTCAAGGCGGCGACCACCGACTGTGTCAACACACTGTTCCGTATCCAGGGCCAGGACGGCTACAACGCCTTCCGTGAGGACCAGATGGTCACCATCGCCGATGCGATGCGCGACGCGTCGGCCTCCTATCCGGGCGACGGCAGCACCGGCATGCCCCAGCTGGTCCTCTTCCTCCGGGCCGGCTACTACGTGCAGTACTACGACCCCGACACCGTCGGGGAGTACGGGCCGCGCCTGCGCACCGCCATCCAGGGCGCGCTCGACGGCTTCTTCGGCTCCTCGCACGCCTTCGACGTCACCGACGCCAACGGCGAGAGCCTGTCCGAGGCGATCATCCTGATCGACAGCGCCGTGGAGAACGCCCGCTACCTGAACATCGTCAAGAAGATGCTGGCCGACTACGACGAGTCGTACAACGACTCGTGGTACATGGTCAACGCCGTGAACAGCGTGTACACGGTCATGTTCCGCGGTCACCAGGTGCCGGAGTTCATCAGCGCCATCGAGGCCGATTCCAGTGTGCTGACCTCGCTGCGCGACTTCGCCGCGAACCACCTCGACCTGCTGGGCACCAAGAATTCGTTCCTGGCCGCCAACGCGGGACTCGAGCTCGGCCGCTTCCTCAAGGAGGACTCGCTGCGCGACAAGGCGAGCCCGCTGGCGATCGACCTGATGGGCAAGAGCTCCATCGACGGCCCCACCGCCCCGCTCTGGGTCAACCTGGCCAAGATGGTCGACTCCTACGACAAGGACAACTGCGCGAAGTACGACGCCTGCAACCTCGCGGAGCGTCTCGAGAAGGCCGTCCTGCCGGTGAAGCACACCTGTAGCGACAGCATCACCATCCGGGCGCAGGACATGGTCGCGGAGGAGCTCGAGGCCAGCTGCACCAGCCTGCGCAACCAGGACGCCTACTTCCACGAGGTGGCCCGGGACAACGGTGCGGTCGCCGACGACAACAACAAGACCATCGAGGTCGTGGCCTTCGACTCCAGCGCCGACTACCAGACCTACGCCGGAGTGATCTTCGGCATCGACACCAACAACGGCGGCATGTACCTGGAGGGCGACCCCAAGGTCGAGGGCAACCAGCCCCGGTTCATCGCCTACGAGGCCGAGTGGGCCCGTCCCGACTTCCAGATCTGGAACCTCAACCACGAGTACACGCACTACCTCGACGGCCGCTACAACATGTACGGCGACTTCGCCGCCGGCATGACCACGCCGACTGTCTGGTGGGTCGAGGGCTTCGCGGAGTTCGTCTCCTACTCGTACCGCAAGCTCGACTACGACGCCGCCATTGCCCAGGCCGCGAACCGCACCTACCCCCTGAGCACCCTGTTCGACACCACCTACGAGAACGCCGACCAGACCCGCGTGTACAACTGGGGCTACCTGGCCGTCCGTTACATGCTCGAATCCCACCGCGCCGACGTCGACACCCTGCTCGGCCTCTACCGCAAGGGCGACTGGGACGGCGCCCGCACCCTGCTCACCTCGACCATCGGCAACCGTTACGACGCCGACTGGAACACCTGGCTGGAGGCCTGTGCGGCCGGTGCCTGCGGCAGCGGGTCCACCAACCCGCCCGGTGAGATCACCGAGTGCAAGGATGCCGACACCCGGATGCTGGGCAAGAACTGCATGCGCAGCGAGCTGAAGGCCGTCAAGGGCGACTACGCCTACCTGGCCGTCGTCATCCCGGCCGGCACCACCCAGCTGAAGATCACCTCGTCCGGCGGCACGGGTGACGCCGACCTCTACTACAGCGACAAGGAATGGGCGACCACCGAGGTCAACACCGACAAGTCCGTCGGGGCGGGCAATGAGCACACCCTGACCATCAACAACCCGACGCCCGGCTACCACTTCATCAGCCTCTACGGCAACGAGAAGTTCGACGGCGCCAAGGTCACCACCGAGTTCTGA
- a CDS encoding barstar family protein gives MTVTYVVEGSRVTGLEQFWEVIGEAVNGPGGYFGRNLDALADCLGGGMGTPDDGDFVFEWRDHTSSAQALGHEETARWLRQSLSRVHPTNRAAVQQRLDEALVGRGPTLFDLLVEVLTNGTAPGGLRLS, from the coding sequence ATGACCGTGACCTATGTAGTCGAAGGCTCCCGGGTCACCGGCCTGGAGCAGTTCTGGGAAGTGATCGGCGAGGCCGTGAACGGCCCCGGCGGGTACTTCGGCCGCAACCTCGACGCTCTCGCGGACTGTCTCGGCGGCGGCATGGGCACGCCCGACGACGGCGACTTCGTCTTCGAGTGGCGGGACCACACCTCCTCCGCGCAGGCCCTGGGCCATGAGGAGACGGCGCGCTGGCTGCGGCAGAGCCTGAGCCGGGTGCATCCCACAAACCGCGCGGCGGTCCAGCAGCGGCTGGACGAGGCGCTGGTGGGGCGGGGACCGACCCTGTTCGACCTGCTCGTGGAGGTGCTGACGAACGGAACGGCGCCCGGCGGGCTGCGGCTGTCGTGA
- a CDS encoding ribonuclease domain-containing protein — MRIPPRITTLGGAAALLSVLLVGGPATTATASTPSTDSVGSICYSALPSQAHDTLDLIDAGGPFPYSQDGTVFQNREGVLPDQNTGYYHEYTVITPGSPTRGARRIVTGEEAQEDYYTSDHYATFDLIDQGC, encoded by the coding sequence ATGCGAATCCCCCCACGGATCACCACGCTCGGTGGCGCAGCCGCCCTCCTGTCCGTCCTCCTCGTCGGCGGCCCGGCCACCACGGCCACCGCCTCCACCCCGTCCACCGACTCGGTCGGCAGCATCTGCTACTCGGCGCTGCCCTCCCAGGCGCACGACACCCTCGACCTGATCGACGCGGGCGGCCCGTTCCCGTACTCGCAGGACGGCACCGTCTTCCAGAACCGTGAAGGCGTCCTGCCCGACCAGAACACCGGCTACTACCACGAGTACACGGTCATCACTCCTGGCTCCCCGACCCGCGGTGCGCGTCGGATCGTCACCGGCGAGGAGGCGCAGGAGGACTACTACACCAGCGACCACTACGCCACCTTCGACCTGATCGACCAGGGCTGCTGA
- a CDS encoding ATP-binding protein: MAHTDLAAVSEVRCALREFLRYRWKEEPAQVAELLLSELVTNALIHTRHGAAVTVSVARAKLRVEVRDFVSGLPLSYVPNADDGTHGRGLFLVQSLADAWGVAAHALGKVVWFELDGGRP, encoded by the coding sequence CTGGCCCACACCGATCTGGCGGCCGTGAGTGAAGTCAGATGTGCGTTACGGGAGTTCCTGCGCTACCGGTGGAAGGAGGAGCCGGCCCAGGTGGCGGAGCTCCTGCTCAGCGAACTGGTGACCAACGCGCTGATCCACACCCGGCACGGCGCGGCCGTCACGGTGAGTGTGGCGCGCGCCAAGTTGCGGGTGGAAGTACGGGACTTCGTGTCCGGACTGCCCCTGTCGTACGTACCGAACGCCGACGACGGTACGCATGGCCGGGGACTGTTCCTGGTGCAGAGTCTCGCGGACGCCTGGGGAGTCGCCGCCCATGCGCTGGGCAAGGTCGTCTGGTTCGAACTGGACGGCGGAAGGCCCTGA
- a CDS encoding DUF2637 domain-containing protein, whose product MRLTDISLNWLLPGAVLLVGVLAAVAVVARGKRAADTSAADDSWERSEERRRRKEALYATASYVLLFCCAAVAAALSFHGLVGFGKQNLGLSGGWEYLVPFGLDGAAMFCSVLAVREASHGDAALGSRLLVWTFAGAAAWFNWVHAPRGIDHAGAPHFFAGMSLSAAVLFDRALKQTRRAALREQGLVPRPLPQIRIVRWLRAPRETFGAWSLMLLEGVRTLDEAVDEVREDRREKEQNRLRRKDQEKLDRAHIKALNRQNRAWHRVGRGGTQVDVQSIAATTGSAQSVVEPAISEQGQLPLRPRPSLQAVTGPSAGISDRSPDDPITVDLTAEDDTQALPRLDSLEQKLKDLEQQFG is encoded by the coding sequence ATGAGACTGACCGACATATCGCTGAATTGGCTGCTTCCGGGCGCCGTGCTGCTCGTGGGAGTCCTGGCGGCGGTGGCGGTGGTCGCACGCGGCAAGCGCGCCGCTGACACATCCGCGGCCGACGACAGCTGGGAACGCAGCGAGGAGCGTCGTAGACGCAAGGAAGCCCTGTACGCCACCGCCTCGTACGTCCTGCTGTTCTGCTGTGCGGCGGTCGCCGCCGCACTCTCCTTCCATGGGCTCGTCGGCTTCGGCAAGCAGAACCTCGGCCTCTCCGGGGGCTGGGAGTACCTCGTCCCCTTCGGCCTCGACGGGGCCGCCATGTTCTGTTCCGTACTCGCGGTGCGCGAGGCCAGCCACGGCGACGCGGCGCTCGGCTCGCGCCTGCTCGTGTGGACGTTCGCCGGCGCCGCCGCCTGGTTCAACTGGGTGCACGCACCGCGCGGGATCGACCACGCGGGCGCCCCGCACTTCTTCGCGGGGATGTCGCTCTCGGCGGCCGTGCTCTTCGACCGGGCGCTGAAGCAGACCCGCCGGGCCGCGCTGCGCGAGCAGGGCCTGGTGCCCCGTCCGCTGCCGCAGATCCGGATCGTACGGTGGCTGCGCGCCCCCCGGGAGACCTTCGGCGCCTGGTCGCTGATGCTGCTGGAAGGCGTACGCACCCTGGACGAGGCGGTCGACGAGGTACGTGAGGACAGGCGGGAGAAGGAGCAGAACCGTCTCCGCCGGAAGGACCAGGAGAAGCTGGACCGGGCCCACATCAAGGCGCTGAACCGGCAGAACCGGGCCTGGCACCGGGTCGGCCGCGGCGGCACCCAGGTGGACGTCCAGTCCATCGCCGCCACGACGGGCTCCGCACAGTCCGTCGTGGAGCCCGCCATATCCGAGCAGGGACAACTGCCTCTGCGCCCCCGGCCATCCCTGCAAGCCGTGACGGGTCCGAGCGCCGGCATCTCGGACCGGAGCCCGGATGACCCGATCACCGTCGACCTCACCGCCGAGGACGACACCCAGGCACTGCCCCGGCTCGATTCACTGGAGCAGAAACTGAAGGATCTGGAGCAGCAGTTCGGCTGA
- a CDS encoding (2Fe-2S)-binding protein, whose product MTLPALLPGTTASAVTDAYARLAEVFPGLRAQVLTDGETAPRGAGWVGAGELAAGGPALDAFLAWDHAQVLRDYGQQPRPDVVASFGLHRYAWPACLLVTVPWFLHRRVPRIPVGDVAFHRALGHLTLRVEEFACLPDDPAAALPGARVVPDEAALRAEVLAAVADHIGPVLDGFGPRMRRGRRALWGMATDEIVEGLWYIAHLLGEERRAMAELEALLPGTTKPYVGSAGFRALTGPNGESLPTRDRASCCLFYTLRPEDTCVTCPRTCDADRVRKLTPAH is encoded by the coding sequence ATGACACTCCCCGCTCTGCTCCCCGGCACCACGGCGTCCGCCGTGACGGATGCCTACGCGCGCCTCGCCGAGGTCTTTCCCGGGCTGCGCGCGCAGGTGCTGACGGACGGCGAGACCGCCCCTCGCGGTGCCGGCTGGGTGGGTGCCGGCGAGCTCGCGGCGGGGGGCCCGGCACTCGACGCCTTCCTCGCCTGGGACCACGCCCAGGTGTTGCGGGACTACGGACAGCAGCCCCGCCCCGATGTGGTCGCCAGTTTCGGGCTGCACCGTTACGCCTGGCCCGCCTGCCTGCTGGTGACGGTGCCCTGGTTCCTCCACCGGCGGGTGCCCCGGATTCCGGTCGGGGATGTGGCGTTCCATCGGGCGCTGGGTCATCTGACTCTCCGGGTGGAGGAGTTCGCCTGCCTGCCGGACGATCCGGCCGCCGCGCTGCCGGGCGCCCGTGTGGTACCCGACGAGGCGGCGCTGCGGGCCGAGGTGCTCGCGGCGGTCGCCGACCACATCGGCCCGGTGCTCGACGGCTTCGGACCGCGGATGCGGCGCGGCAGGCGCGCGCTGTGGGGCATGGCGACGGACGAGATCGTCGAGGGCCTCTGGTACATCGCCCATCTGCTCGGTGAGGAGCGACGGGCGATGGCCGAGCTGGAGGCGTTGCTGCCGGGCACCACGAAGCCGTACGTAGGTTCCGCGGGCTTCCGTGCACTGACCGGGCCGAACGGCGAGTCGCTGCCCACCCGCGACCGGGCGAGCTGCTGCCTCTTCTACACGCTGCGCCCCGAGGACACCTGCGTCACCTGTCCGCGCACCTGTGATGCCGACCGGGTACGGAAGCTGACGCCCGCTCACTGA